In Methanobacterium sp., a genomic segment contains:
- a CDS encoding cation:proton antiporter, producing the protein MSGDQILLGLGLIIGLGISLQWLARAIKIPGIILLLPAGMIVGPVLGLVKPFEIFGDSLFPIVTLGVGILLLKGGFELRIRDLKLNVNKAVWRLVTIGVLITLTLGTLAILIILKVPFILALLLASILVVSGPTVVGPILQFARPKEPVGSVLMWEGIIIDPIGASLGVAVLSFIISPNPFPVLDIFLTIITGIVIGLVAAGLYIASERSRRVPPNLSALVAFMFGVVAIVSGELILQEAGLFAAVTMGLVIGNQRLAPVKGIKEFTDTIEPLILGMIFIMLAALVDLNAMGMYFFSALILVGIYVLIVRPLVGLVATRGLGFDWAQRIFIGAMAPRGIVAAATASLFAISLLKAGINFPHLMPMVFLVIIFTVAIYGLSAPIIARKLKISQPGRDSLAVIGDQPWITNLTNSLHKAGCGVMLVALMRKILKKLNLKFHMLPIPDLWLN; encoded by the coding sequence ATGAGCGGAGATCAAATTCTACTTGGCCTGGGTCTTATTATTGGATTAGGAATTTCTCTGCAATGGTTAGCCCGTGCTATTAAAATACCAGGAATTATCTTACTGCTACCAGCAGGTATGATAGTAGGTCCTGTTTTAGGCCTGGTAAAACCCTTCGAAATTTTTGGTGACTCACTTTTTCCAATTGTCACCCTGGGGGTTGGTATTCTTCTTCTGAAGGGAGGTTTCGAGTTACGCATTCGGGACCTTAAACTCAATGTAAACAAGGCAGTGTGGCGTTTAGTTACAATAGGAGTGCTAATAACACTGACTTTGGGCACACTGGCTATTTTAATAATTTTAAAGGTCCCATTCATCCTGGCACTTCTTCTTGCCTCCATCCTGGTTGTTTCCGGACCAACGGTAGTGGGGCCCATACTTCAATTCGCCCGTCCCAAGGAGCCCGTGGGTTCTGTGTTAATGTGGGAGGGTATTATTATAGATCCCATAGGTGCCAGTTTAGGGGTTGCAGTTTTAAGTTTCATTATTTCCCCCAATCCATTCCCGGTCCTGGATATTTTTCTTACAATAATAACGGGAATCGTAATTGGACTGGTTGCAGCAGGATTATACATTGCTTCTGAAAGATCCAGAAGAGTTCCACCCAATTTAAGTGCGTTAGTGGCCTTCATGTTTGGAGTAGTGGCCATAGTTAGTGGAGAATTAATCTTGCAAGAAGCAGGACTTTTCGCCGCAGTTACCATGGGCTTAGTAATAGGGAATCAACGTTTAGCCCCGGTCAAAGGTATTAAGGAATTCACCGATACCATAGAACCCCTAATATTGGGAATGATATTTATAATGTTGGCTGCCCTAGTTGATTTAAATGCTATGGGCATGTATTTCTTCTCTGCCCTGATTTTAGTTGGGATTTATGTTCTCATTGTCCGACCACTGGTGGGACTGGTTGCCACCAGAGGTTTAGGATTTGATTGGGCACAAAGGATTTTCATTGGCGCAATGGCCCCCAGGGGTATTGTGGCTGCAGCAACCGCTTCTTTATTTGCCATAAGCCTACTAAAGGCAGGTATTAATTTTCCACACCTGATGCCAATGGTGTTCCTGGTAATAATTTTCACTGTGGCCATATATGGCCTTTCAGCACCAATTATTGCCCGGAAATTAAAAATCTCCCAACCAGGAAGGGATTCATTAGCAGTGATAGGTGATCAACCATGGATAACTAATTTAACCAATTCACTCCATAAAGCAGGCTGCGGTGTGATGCTGGTGGCCCTGATGAGGAAAATATTGAAAAAATTAAATCTGAAATTCCATATGTTACCTATACCGGACCTATGGCTCAATTAG